In the Acidobacteriota bacterium genome, CCTCGAAATCGCTCCACGTGACCCCTCCGCCTCAACACGGGAAGTGGCCCATCGCGAGACGACTCTTCCCACTCCAGACCTTTTTGGACCACTTCTAACCACCCCATGATGGTTCGGTCCGGACTTCATGTCAAGGGTTTGGACGTCAAATAGATACGTCATTTTCGAACCCGCAACTCAAGGGGTGACAGACCTCACAAAAAGAACCACAAGATGTTGTAGTTTTGAGACTCGTTACCACCACATCTTGTGCCTTTCCCGTACCTGATTCGGTCTCGGTCTCCGTACCCGGTTTTCCGACAACGGCGGGGAAATGAAACGACCCCCAAGTTTTGAGTTTTAAGTTTTGAGTTTTGAGTCGCCAACCCCCCTCCCAGAGCTCCAAGTGTGGGCGGGGAATAACTCAAAACTCATAACTCAAAACTCAACTCTCCGGTTCGAGTCTCCCTTCTCAGAAGCGCCACTGCTAGGGGTAGAATGGGCGGCAATGGCGGATGAAACCATACGTCGGGTCGGAGTCGTCCTGAAGACCACCAGCGCCGAAGCTGCCGAACTCGGGATGAAACTGATTGACGAGCTCGAACGCCTGGGCATCGAAGCGCTCGTCGACAGCGAGTCGGCGGCAGCCCTGAACAGGAGCGATGGCGTGGATCGAGCAGCTCTGCCGGGCCAGGTCGACCTGGTCGTGGTTCTCGGCGGAGACGGGACCCTCCTGTCGGTGACCCGCGGTGCGATCCAGGGTACGCCGATCCTCGGCGTCAACCTCGGCACTCTGGGCTTCCTCACCGAACACCCGGTGGAAAGCCTCTTCCCGATGCTTCGGGCGACTATCGAGGGCCGGGTCGACAAGGTGCGCCGGGAGCGTCTTCTCGTGACCGTCGACTCACCCGAACGCGATTCGATCACCCGACCGGTGCTGAATGACGCGGTGATCAACAAGTCCGCACTTGCTCGAATGCTCGATTTGTCGGTGCATGTCAACGGCACACTGCTGAGTCGATTCAGGGCGGACGGCCTGATCATCGCCACACCGACCGGGTCCACGGCTTACAATCTCTCGGCCGGGGGACCCATTCTCTATCCAAACCTCGAGGCAGTCGTGGTGACCCCGATCTGTCCCCACACCCTCACCAACAGGCCTCTCGTGCTGTCCTTGGACTCGAAAATAGAGATGCGGCTCGAAAGGCACTCCGAAGAGGTCTGGTTGACTCTCGACGGTCAGCAGGGCTTTCCGTTGCACATCGACGACGTGGTTAGAATCGAACGCTGCACGGACCCCGTCTACCTGATCACGGACCGGGACTACTCCTATTTTCAGACCCTGAACCGCAAGCTCAAATGGGGGGAGCGGGGCGGGTGAGGTACCGCCACCTCAAACGCACGGTGATCGCCGTGCTGGCGACCATCGCCTTTCTTCTCGTTTTCGGGCTGGTGGTCAGAGCTGCACTCGAAGCCGAGCCCACCCGGAATCTGGCTCGTAAATGGATCGAGGAAACGGTCATCGATCTCGGCGCCGAGATCGAGATCGGCGACTTGCACTGGGGGCTGTTGCCTCCAAGCATCCGCTTTTATGACCTCACCTTCAGCGGGGCCGGAGTCGACGCCGAGATCGACTCCCTGCAGGTGGACCTCGGGCGAGTCTGGCTCACGCAGCGCACAATCGAGCTGGGTCGCGTCGCCGCGAGCGGAGTCCGCCTCTCCCTCACCGGTCTACCACGCGCCAAGGGCAAGGGGGGACCGCAGGTCAAGGTTCGCGTGCGACAGCTCGCCCTGGAGGACGTCTCGTTCGAAGGGGTTGACCTCCCCGGCAAGATCGCAGTCGACCTCGATGGGCTCCAGTCGAGCTGGTCGACTCAAGGAGGAGAATCTCGGGGCGTCGCAAAGGTCGAGAGGGCGCAGCTTCGCATCGGAAAGATGGAGCCGATCGACTTCTCACTGGCCACCCGTTTCGTTCTTGATGACAGAGGGTTCGATATTTCCCATTATCGAATCAACAGCCAAGGGTTCGCACTCGAGGGTCGAGGCCGGATCGACGAAGCGGGTGTGCGTTCCGAGGCTCGTGGCCCGCTTGACGTGGCTTGGCTCGACAGCTTCATAGGCACGCAAGGCCTCCTGAACGGGGCGGCAGAGGTCGGAGTTGTCCTCGACACGAGCGCTCCCGAGCTCGTTCGGGCGGATATCAGCGCGCGTCACCTCGAGGCCGCTGGATTTCCGCTTGACGACGTCGAGGGAGAGCTCGCCCTGGTCGGCAGAAGCCTCCGCGGCACACTCGAGCGGGGAAGGTTGCACGGGGGATCGGTTCGCGGGACCTACGAACTCGGAGAATTGGGCGGCCAATACCCCCACAGCGTTCATCTCGAAGGGGAAGGCGTCTCTCTCGACGGTGTGCTCGACAACATCGCGGTCGAGTCAGCCGGCATGGCTGCGAACATGGACCTCCGCGCCGACGCGAGGTGGAATGGGAGCGCATTCCCCGCCGGGCACGGCAACGCAGACCTGACGCTCCGGGGCGCGACCCCGGGCACGCCGGTTTCGGGTGAGGTTGCGGTCGCACTCACCGGCGAGGGGTTTCTGCGTTTCAACGCCGAAAACCTGTCGATCGGCAGCTCGCGCGCTCGCTGGCAGGGCGCTCTGACCCTTGCTTCGTGGCAGCCTTCGTGGTCGATCGCCGTGGACCCGGCAGTCTTCGCCGAGATTGGTCCGATGGTCAACGCCTGGACCGGTTCGGCGGTCTTGCCCGACAACCTCGCGGGCACGGGCCAGCTCCAGGTCGAGATCAACGGCCCGTGGTCCGAGCTCACGGTCGGCGCGAGGGTCGACGCGGAGCCGCTGATTCTCGATCCTATCGAGCTGGACCGGCTGGTCGCAGACGCGATCATCACCGGCTCCATGTTGCGTTTCGGCTCGGCACGATTTCAGGTGGGTGATGGATTCGGAGAAATCGAGGGCGGCTTGGCCTGGGGAGAGGCCGCCGGTGACGACCAGATTGACCTGGAAATCAGTGGCCGTCGCCTGCCGCTGGAAACCGTAGCTACCTGGGCCGGGGTCGAAGCCTGGGTCGACCAGGGCTCGTTCTCGTTTAGCGGGGTTTTGGATGGTCCACTCGCGGCGCCTACTGGAACCTGGTTGGTGGGCATCGAAGACCCGGTCGTTGCGGGACTCGAACTTGGCGCCGCCTCGACTCGCGTCGAATACCGGAACCGGAGTTTCACCTTCAACGAGCTCAGCTTCGATCGAGGACTCACCGGCGACATCACCTGGATGGTCGACGAGGGTGAGGTCGGTGGGAACCTTGCCTGGCCCCGAATGCCGCTGGATTCCGTCGGGCGGGAGGCGCAGCGCCTGATCGGAGATTCGGCCGACGTGAGCCTCGAATTCATGCTCCCCTTCGGCGAGCATCCGACAATGACACTGCGCGGCGCGAGCGAGCTCGCGCACATCGACCTTGACGCCAAACCCGACGAGATCGAGATCGCCGCCGGCATCGAGGGGGCGGTCGAGACACACGCTGTTCTCGACCGCGGCGAGGATGGCGGACTATCGGGCGACGGCAC is a window encoding:
- a CDS encoding NAD(+)/NADH kinase, translated to MADETIRRVGVVLKTTSAEAAELGMKLIDELERLGIEALVDSESAAALNRSDGVDRAALPGQVDLVVVLGGDGTLLSVTRGAIQGTPILGVNLGTLGFLTEHPVESLFPMLRATIEGRVDKVRRERLLVTVDSPERDSITRPVLNDAVINKSALARMLDLSVHVNGTLLSRFRADGLIIATPTGSTAYNLSAGGPILYPNLEAVVVTPICPHTLTNRPLVLSLDSKIEMRLERHSEEVWLTLDGQQGFPLHIDDVVRIERCTDPVYLITDRDYSYFQTLNRKLKWGERGG
- a CDS encoding translocation/assembly module TamB, which codes for MRYRHLKRTVIAVLATIAFLLVFGLVVRAALEAEPTRNLARKWIEETVIDLGAEIEIGDLHWGLLPPSIRFYDLTFSGAGVDAEIDSLQVDLGRVWLTQRTIELGRVAASGVRLSLTGLPRAKGKGGPQVKVRVRQLALEDVSFEGVDLPGKIAVDLDGLQSSWSTQGGESRGVAKVERAQLRIGKMEPIDFSLATRFVLDDRGFDISHYRINSQGFALEGRGRIDEAGVRSEARGPLDVAWLDSFIGTQGLLNGAAEVGVVLDTSAPELVRADISARHLEAAGFPLDDVEGELALVGRSLRGTLERGRLHGGSVRGTYELGELGGQYPHSVHLEGEGVSLDGVLDNIAVESAGMAANMDLRADARWNGSAFPAGHGNADLTLRGATPGTPVSGEVAVALTGEGFLRFNAENLSIGSSRARWQGALTLASWQPSWSIAVDPAVFAEIGPMVNAWTGSAVLPDNLAGTGQLQVEINGPWSELTVGARVDAEPLILDPIELDRLVADAIITGSMLRFGSARFQVGDGFGEIEGGLAWGEAAGDDQIDLEISGRRLPLETVATWAGVEAWVDQGSFSFSGVLDGPLAAPTGTWLVGIEDPVVAGLELGAASTRVEYRNRSFTFNELSFDRGLTGDITWMVDEGEVGGNLAWPRMPLDSVGREAQRLIGDSADVSLEFMLPFGEHPTMTLRGASELAHIDLDAKPDEIEIAAGIEGAVETHAVLDRGEDGGLSGDGTLMVTSARELLTHVAPGAGVPLSGTAEATFSVDWKDQPLPRIEGTLDHLALELDRQPVQLIRPADFSLSGNGFVVPGLELRAREDDLFVRWAIDPNGKLRGNLSGTMDALLLRFLLPDWEPAGRATGIVEILGEVGAPLFEGIAEIHKGSFRLPGTRTILSQVEGTVLLSSGDVQLDGMDFRIMGGRGRAGGQIRERDDTIVLALDGTANGVRFEVLPDLDARISGSWRLIGPVDDLLLSGDLTVDHMSLTSKEDVATILLGWLEGDGGPAGSSGLNLALRIDAEDTIDLRNPFVRLTGSASLEVTGSSNRPGLVGHVEVLEGGEATLLGNRYEIERGSLNFSNPDAIEPFIELQASTWIQEYQITVQISGTPDRFVTTAVSTPPLSTPDIYSLLGVGSTGQGYGTGAVGLGLASSILSSELTSALSRRARLALPVDQVRVDPFAANSTGNPTARLSVIKQLTPSWTVILQTTLSGEREQIVVSRWYLAPGLFLEAGQHEDNSYSLDLKLRRPY